Part of the Methylophaga nitratireducenticrescens genome is shown below.
ACCGGCATGAGCCAGTGCTTCGTATGCTTGGCCTGCAGTGAGGGCACCATCACCGATAATAGCCACTGAACGATTTGATGACCCCGTGGCCCGAGCAGCTATTGCCATGCCTAAAGCCGCACTGATTGACGTACTGGAATGACCAACACCAAAGCTGTCATAGTTACTTTCACTACGTTTGGGAAAACCGGAAAGGCCACCGGGCTGACGCATAGTATGCAGCTGGTCACGACGCCCTGTTAGAATTTTATGCGTATAACTTTGATGACCGACATCCCATACCAGTCGATCTTCTGGTGTATTGTAGACATAATGCAAAGCCAGAGTGAGTTCAACGACTCCCAGATTTGAAGAAATATGCCCTCCGGTCTGCTGGATCTGATCGACAATAAGCTCGCGAATCTCGATCGCCAACTGTTCCAATTGTTTACGATCCAGTTTTCGTAACTGGGCAGGAGAGTCGATTTGTGAAAGTAGACTTGTCATGGTATTCAGCGTCATTAAAAGCTCCGTTGCACGACAAAGTTTGCCAGTGCCCGCATTGCCAGACATTGACTGTCAATATTATCCAAAGCAGCCAAAGCCTCATCAACAAGTGCTTGTGCTTTTTGTTGAGCCGCTTTAAGCCCCATTAAAGCGGGGTAGGTGGGTTTGTTACGTGCAATATCAGCGCCTTGCTGTTTGCCTAGAGTGACCGTATCTGCAATCACATCCAGTACATCATCCTGCACCTGAAAAGCCAGACCTATAGCAGCTGCATACTGATCCAAATGACTTAAATCAGCTGGTTTGTAATTTGAGCTGCAATAGACCCCGAGCATTACACTGGCTTTGATTAATGCTCCGGTTTTCAGTAAATGCATGGCTTCGAGTTCGGACTGGTCCAGTTGTTTACCAACAGAAGCTAAGTCGATGGCTTGACCACCAGCCATACCCATGACACCAGAAGCATGTGCTAAATATTTAACCATGGCAATTTGCTGATCGGCTGGTAAATTATTATCAGTTAAACTTTCAAATGCCAGGGTTTGTAAGGCATCACCAACTAATAAGGCGGTTGCTTCATCATAGGCTTTATGACAGGTGGGTTTGCCACGGCGTAAATCATCATCATCCATCATTGGCATATCATCATGCACTAATGAATACGCATGAATCATCTCAACGGCACAAGCTGCTGCATCCAGTGCTTCAGGATCAGCATTAAACGCTTCACCGGTGGCATAGACAAGCATCGCTCGCAAGCGTTTGCCACCATTCAATGTTGCATAGCGCATAGCTTCAGATAACCGTGCAGCCGCAATGGTATTTTGCTTGGGTAATCGTTGTTGCAGCACCAGGCTGATACGTTGCTGGTGCGCTGGCATCCAGTCAGAAAGTAAAAACGTTTGTGTCACGATGCCTCGGAATCAGGATCAAAATCCACTAACTCGGACTGGCCGGATTGTTGTAATAACATTTGGACTTTTTGCTCTGCAGCCTGTAATGCTTCCTGACAATCGCGCGTAAGCAGGACGCCGCGCTCGTAAAGTTTTAACGATTCTTCAAGACTGATATCGCCTTTTTCCAGGCGCTCTACCAATGATTCAAGTTCATTGACAGCCGCCTCATATTCAAGTTTTTTGCGTTTTGCCACCATATTGGCCTCTGTACAAATCTCGCGTTAACGGCACATTATAAGTTAATCGAAGCTGACGTGCCTGCTGGAATGTTTGCTAATTTCCCGTTAGTCTGTTGCGTTTTCCTTTTACGCTGAACTATGTCATGCCGAAAATCATTCGCGGCCTATACAATTTGCCTGACCCCGTTGAAGGTTGTGTGGCAACAATTGGTAATTTTGATGGTGTGCATTTAGGGCATCAAGCGGTGCTGACGCAATTGGCCATGAAAGCCGACATACTTAATTTGCCGGCTGTTGTCATTACTTTTGAACCACAACCCTTTGAATTTTTTGTGCCAGAGAAGGCCCCCGCCAGATTATCGCGATTTCGTGAAAAAGTGGAATCACTGCGCGCCTATTCGATCCAGAAACTATGTGTTTTGCGCTTTAATCGTCAATTAGCAGAAATGCGAGCTGAAACCTTTATTCAAAAATTATTGGTTGATGGTTTAAATGTACGCTATCTAGTGGTGGGTGATGATTTTCGTTTTGGCAAGGGAAGGCACGGTGACTTTGCCTTACTGCAACAAGCTGGAAAGCGGCACGGTTTTCAAGTTGTCAATATGCATACTTTTGCCATTGATGATATGCGGGTCAGTAGCACTCGGATTCGTAAAGCGTTGCAGGACGGGGACTTGGCCATGGCCGAAAAGCTGCTGGGGCGTCCTTACCGAATGAGTGGCAGAGTGGCGCATGGTGATAAACGTGGCCGAAAAATGGGATATCCGACAGCGAATATTCATTTACATAGAGCAAAAGTACCACTAAACGGTGTGTATGCAGTGCAACTTTACGGTATTGATGAAGAGCCCGTAAATGGTGTGGCCAATATTGGTGTCAGACCAACCATTTCCGGTAGTGATAAAGCTATACTCGAAGTGCATTTATTTGACTTTCAGAGTGATATTTACGGGGAGCATGTTCAAGTATATTTTCTCAAGAAACTGCGCGATGAACATAAATTTGCCAGCATCGAACAGCTGATTGAACAGATTCATATCGATTCTGCGCAGGCTAGAAATTACTTTGGGATCAGTAGCGAATAGCGGTCGTTCTAGTTGCTGGCAAATTCACCTTCTTCATAACTTAAGATCAGTTTTTCTGCAGCTTGACCATCCTTATCGTTTACAAACACATGGGCAAAATCGCTCGCGGGTAATTCACCTACCGCACCTTGCAGAAAATGACCTCCAACATGGGTTTCAATACCATGCGCATTCAGCAAGCCAGACACAATATGGGCTTCCAGAATATTGGTAGCGCGAAAAATTAACTGCATGACTATTGCAAATGCACAGCTTCAAAGCGGGCCATCACGTTTCCATCCACATCGGCCAGTTCAAGATGCTTCCCTTCAATTTGCCAGTAACGTACTTTTTCGAGCATAAAATGCACTGACTGAGAGGTTTCCATGCCTTGTGGACAGGCCATCATCGTGCTTGCAATACGACTGAATTTGAGCTTGTCTTCACGAAGCTGAAAACTTCCCATAATTCGATTACAACCATCTGAGCCAGAAAGGCGGTTTTCTTCTGACGACAAAATAAGTGACGGTTCGCGTTGATTCTGGTAAACCTCAATCGGTTCATCATTCAAACGGGTCAGTTTCCAGTAGGTATTGAGCAGATTATCGTTATAACCCAATTGACCACAGGTTTCTCCTGGCCAGATATTGTTGGCTTCAGTGACAACCAATACAGGCGCAACTTCACTCGTAGTGGCATTCATGTCGGGTTCCAGAAAGCCATTTACTTCGACTAACAATGACGGATTTTGCTCATCAGCATATTCCAGATAAAGCGATTCCAGTGCTGTATTCTCTGCTTTCTGAGCAACAGACCAATGCTGACGCGTGAGGCATTCAGTGAACGTACCGGTATCAGCTGCGAAACGATACATTCCATGAAATTGTGTGACAGGATACATTGGCCGAAACGTCGCATCACGTTGTAGCTGGTAATTCAATAAACTGTTAATTGGACCCTGTTCCTGATCCAGCAAACGAATACTGCCGTCTTTTGCGATTTGAAATGCCGTTTGTTGAGGCTCATCTGAGAGCAGTCTGAGCTGACCAGTATGTTGCTGCCATTGGCCTAGTTGGTAAAATGTCGAATTATCGCCGGAGCCCTGATAGTGCAGTTGCAGATAATAACTATTATCTGCAAATAAATTGAGATGGTAATCAATACCGGGGCAATCAGCGCAGGGCAAAGTGCCACTGTAGCTGATAGGAAGCTCCTCAGTAATCAGATGTTGCTGGTCTGATTTTTCATTGCTGCATCCAATAACACAGAGCACGGACAATAACATCAACCATTTCTTAATCATATTGGATTCCAGAGACCTTTGACCAGAATTAGCGATGAAACTCACCGGCCCGCTCTGGTTGATATTCAATGGTTTCAATTCGAACTTGTAACATGCCGCCCTGACCATCTGGCCAGTTAATTTCCTCACCTTCTTTCAACCCCAGCATAGCACTGCCAACTGGGGCCAGAATGGAAATGGTATTACCCGAACTGTCCATATCTTTTGGATAGACCAATTTCAGCGTAAACGTTACCCCGGTGGAGACCACTGAAAATTTTACCTGAGAGTTCATTGTCACTACATTGGCTGGCATCTGCTCAGGAGCAACCAGATCAGCGCGTTCAAGTTCGGTTAATAAAGCCATTTTGACATTTGCAGGGATACCCGAGGTAGCCTGCAGTAAATTTTCGATACGGCTGTAATCGAGTTCAGAAATAATAATGTCGGGTTGTGAATTCACAATAAACTCCATTCAACAAAGTTATACACGCACAAAAGCTACCAGCATATTCAGACGGCATCAGTTGAGTTATGTTTGAGGGAAAAACAATCGGTACTCAAAGGCATGTTGATGTCTCATCGCCACCTTTGATAGTGGATTTGAAAAAACAATAATCCATAACAAGCCGCATTATGATGGCACAATTTTTAAGCTGATATAAGGTGCCAGCAAAA
Proteins encoded:
- the ispA gene encoding (2E,6E)-farnesyl diphosphate synthase; translated protein: MPAHQQRISLVLQQRLPKQNTIAAARLSEAMRYATLNGGKRLRAMLVYATGEAFNADPEALDAAACAVEMIHAYSLVHDDMPMMDDDDLRRGKPTCHKAYDEATALLVGDALQTLAFESLTDNNLPADQQIAMVKYLAHASGVMGMAGGQAIDLASVGKQLDQSELEAMHLLKTGALIKASVMLGVYCSSNYKPADLSHLDQYAAAIGLAFQVQDDVLDVIADTVTLGKQQGADIARNKPTYPALMGLKAAQQKAQALVDEALAALDNIDSQCLAMRALANFVVQRSF
- the ribF gene encoding bifunctional riboflavin kinase/FAD synthetase encodes the protein MPKIIRGLYNLPDPVEGCVATIGNFDGVHLGHQAVLTQLAMKADILNLPAVVITFEPQPFEFFVPEKAPARLSRFREKVESLRAYSIQKLCVLRFNRQLAEMRAETFIQKLLVDGLNVRYLVVGDDFRFGKGRHGDFALLQQAGKRHGFQVVNMHTFAIDDMRVSSTRIRKALQDGDLAMAEKLLGRPYRMSGRVAHGDKRGRKMGYPTANIHLHRAKVPLNGVYAVQLYGIDEEPVNGVANIGVRPTISGSDKAILEVHLFDFQSDIYGEHVQVYFLKKLRDEHKFASIEQLIEQIHIDSAQARNYFGISSE
- a CDS encoding META domain-containing protein translates to MIKKWLMLLSVLCVIGCSNEKSDQQHLITEELPISYSGTLPCADCPGIDYHLNLFADNSYYLQLHYQGSGDNSTFYQLGQWQQHTGQLRLLSDEPQQTAFQIAKDGSIRLLDQEQGPINSLLNYQLQRDATFRPMYPVTQFHGMYRFAADTGTFTECLTRQHWSVAQKAENTALESLYLEYADEQNPSLLVEVNGFLEPDMNATTSEVAPVLVVTEANNIWPGETCGQLGYNDNLLNTYWKLTRLNDEPIEVYQNQREPSLILSSEENRLSGSDGCNRIMGSFQLREDKLKFSRIASTMMACPQGMETSQSVHFMLEKVRYWQIEGKHLELADVDGNVMARFEAVHLQ
- a CDS encoding exodeoxyribonuclease VII small subunit codes for the protein MVAKRKKLEYEAAVNELESLVERLEKGDISLEESLKLYERGVLLTRDCQEALQAAEQKVQMLLQQSGQSELVDFDPDSEAS
- the rnk gene encoding nucleoside diphosphate kinase regulator; the encoded protein is MNSQPDIIISELDYSRIENLLQATSGIPANVKMALLTELERADLVAPEQMPANVVTMNSQVKFSVVSTGVTFTLKLVYPKDMDSSGNTISILAPVGSAMLGLKEGEEINWPDGQGGMLQVRIETIEYQPERAGEFHR
- a CDS encoding putative signal transducing protein, whose protein sequence is MQLIFRATNILEAHIVSGLLNAHGIETHVGGHFLQGAVGELPASDFAHVFVNDKDGQAAEKLILSYEEGEFASN